A genome region from Clostridium sp. JN-9 includes the following:
- a CDS encoding RNA-guided endonuclease TnpB family protein, with translation MKKLKKAYKTEIKPTKEQIIKIRRTIGVSRFIYNFYIAHNKEVYEKEKKFVSGMDFSRWLNNEYIPNNQDKVWIKKVSSKAVKQAIMNGEKAFKKFFKGEAGFPKFKKKKNQDIKAYFPKNNETDWTIERHRIKIPTLGWIGLKEYSYIPANGRITSGTVSQKADRYYVSVLVDEDIKINNKRCSEGIGVDLGLKDFAICSNGITKKNINKTKTVKKAEKKLKREQRKLSRKYESLKLRNKKEKGEATRQNIQKQIVKVQKLHQRLTNIRTDYINKTVSELIKQKPRFITIEDLNVRGMMKNRHLAKAVAQQKFYEFRIKLISKAKQNNIEIRIVDRFYPSSKTCSCCGKIKKDLKLSDRVYKCDNCNTSIDRDLNASINLANAKEYKIA, from the coding sequence ATGAAGAAGTTGAAAAAAGCATACAAAACAGAGATTAAACCAACCAAAGAACAGATAATAAAAATTCGTCGGACAATTGGTGTAAGCAGGTTCATATATAACTTCTATATCGCTCATAATAAAGAAGTTTATGAAAAAGAAAAGAAATTTGTAAGTGGCATGGATTTTTCAAGGTGGCTTAATAATGAGTATATACCTAATAATCAAGATAAAGTATGGATTAAAAAAGTATCTTCCAAAGCAGTTAAACAGGCCATTATGAATGGAGAAAAAGCTTTTAAGAAGTTCTTCAAAGGTGAAGCTGGCTTCCCAAAATTCAAGAAAAAGAAAAATCAAGATATTAAAGCCTACTTTCCTAAAAACAATGAAACAGACTGGACTATTGAAAGGCATAGAATTAAAATACCAACTTTAGGCTGGATTGGGCTCAAAGAATACAGCTATATACCAGCTAATGGCAGAATAACAAGTGGAACAGTAAGTCAAAAAGCTGATAGATATTATGTCTCTGTATTAGTTGATGAAGATATAAAGATTAATAATAAACGTTGTTCTGAAGGAATAGGGGTGGATTTGGGACTCAAAGATTTTGCAATTTGCAGTAATGGAATAACTAAGAAGAATATTAATAAAACTAAAACAGTTAAAAAAGCAGAAAAGAAACTAAAACGTGAGCAAAGAAAACTTTCAAGGAAATATGAAAGCTTGAAATTAAGAAATAAGAAAGAGAAAGGAGAAGCTACTCGTCAGAATATCCAAAAACAAATAGTCAAGGTACAAAAACTTCATCAAAGACTTACAAATATTAGAACTGATTATATTAATAAAACAGTAAGTGAATTAATAAAGCAAAAACCACGCTTTATTACCATAGAAGATTTAAATGTAAGAGGAATGATGAAGAATAGACATTTAGCAAAGGCAGTTGCACAGCAAAAGTTTTATGAATTTAGAATTAAACTTATTTCAAAAGCAAAACAAAATAATATAGAAATAAGAATAGTTGATAGATTCTATCCAAGTAGTAAAACCTGCAGTTGCTGCGGAAAGATTAAGAAAGATTTAAAACTATCAGATAGGGTGTATAAATGTGATAATTGCAATACTTCTATTGATAGAGATTTAAATGCTTCAATCAATTTAGCTAATGCTAAAGAATATAAGATAGCTTAA
- a CDS encoding inorganic pyrophosphatase — translation MEYNLEFWNALDNFVQQSEIVIDRPKGSVHPNFHDFFYEVDYGYLKNTKSMDGGGIDVWRGTDKEQKVDAIMCTLDLKKRDSEIKILIGCTEKEKQKIFHTHNDKPNMKGILIRR, via the coding sequence ATGGAATACAATTTAGAATTCTGGAATGCCCTTGATAATTTTGTGCAGCAGTCGGAGATTGTTATTGATAGGCCTAAAGGATCAGTGCATCCAAATTTTCACGATTTTTTTTATGAAGTTGATTATGGTTATTTAAAAAATACGAAATCAATGGATGGCGGCGGCATTGATGTGTGGAGAGGAACAGACAAGGAACAAAAAGTGGATGCAATAATGTGTACATTGGATTTAAAGAAAAGGGATTCAGAGATCAAAATACTAATTGGATGTACTGAAAAGGAAAAACAAAAAATTTTTCATACTCATAATGACAAACCAAATATGAAGGGAATTTTAATTAGGAGATAA